A region of Solea solea chromosome 7, fSolSol10.1, whole genome shotgun sequence DNA encodes the following proteins:
- the LOC131462146 gene encoding succinate receptor 1-like, translating into MAHNCTVIHKVLQKYYLSPLYAIEFCVGFPGNLLVVLGYIFCLPHWQSYNIYLFNLAMSDLVFLCTLPRLSYLYANDQKETNSYACIINRYVLHVNLYSSILFMVWLCMDRFLLIKHPMRDHFLLKPQTALIVTGLSWLAVNVEVAPMISLMFQDLQHGNWSFCRDFASLKGSVNALGYSLGLTFTGYIAPLLALCGFTYQIANLLHVQERALQNKAKPYKRPLRVVASAAAMFLCLYTPYHILRNIKIASRDNWPGLDLCIGKYYIEGLYILTRPLAFLHSVINPIFYFLMGDKFRNILFTKLRMLLRKTE; encoded by the exons ATG GCACATAACTGTACAGTCATACACAAAGTGCTGCAGAAGTACTATTTGTCACCATTGTATGCCATTGAGTTCTGCGTTGGTTTCCCCGGCAACCTTTTGGTTGTACTTGGCTACATATTCTGTTTGCCACACTGGCAGAGCTACAATATTTACCTCTTCAACCTGGCAATGTCTGACCTTGTTTTCCTGTGCACGCTGCCACGCCTTTCCTACCTTTATGCAAATGACCAAAAAGAAACTAATTCATATGCTTGCATTATAAACCGCTATGTTCTACACGTGAACCTTTACTCATCCATCCTCTTCATGGTTTGGCTTTGCATGGATCGTTTCCTGCTCATTAAACATCCCATGCGAGACCACTTCCTTCTGAAGCCACAGACAGCGCTGATTGTGACGGGACTGAGCTGGCTGGCTGTCAATGTAGAAGTGGCTCCAATGATATCGCTCATGTTTCAGGACCTACAGCATGGAAATTGGAGTTTCTGCAGAGATTTTGCCAGTCTAAAAGGAAGTGTCAATGCATTAGGATACAGCCTGGGTCTGACCTTCACAGGTTATATTGCTCCTCTGCTTGCACTATGTGGTTTTACCTACCAAATTGCAAATCTGCTCCATGTCCAGGAAAGGGCTCTACAGAACAAGGCAAAACCCTACAAACGGCCTCTGAGGGTAGttgcatcagcagcagccatgtttctgtgtctttacaCTCCTTACCATATCCTGAGAAATATCAAGATAGCTTCTCGGGACAACTGGCCAGGACTGGACCTGTGTATAGGGAAGTACTACATAGAGGGTCTGTACATCTTGACTCGACCACTGGCTTTTTTGCACAGCGTCATCAACCCCATCTTCTATTTTCTCATGGGGGACAAGTTCAGAAATATCCTGTTTACAAAGCTCAGAATGCTGCTCAGAAAGACAGAATAG